In a genomic window of Microcebus murinus isolate Inina chromosome 17, M.murinus_Inina_mat1.0, whole genome shotgun sequence:
- the TXNL4A gene encoding thioredoxin-like protein 4A isoform X3, translating into MYELYDPCTVMFFFRNKHIMIDLGTGNNNKINWAMEDKQEMVDIIETVYRGARKGRGLVVSPKDYSTKYRY; encoded by the exons ATGTATGAGTTATATGATCCATGTACCGTCATGTTTTTCTTCAG GAACAAGCACATCATGATTGACTTGGGCACCGGCAACAACAACAAGATTAACTGGGCCATGGAGGACAAGCAGGAGATGGTGGACATCATAGAGACTGTGTACCGCGGGGCCCGCAAAGGCCGAGGCCTGGTCGTGTCTCCCAAGGACTACTCCACCAAATACAGATACTGA
- the TXNL4A gene encoding thioredoxin-like protein 4A isoform X2 — translation MSYMLPHLHNGWQVDQAILSEEDRVVVIRFGHDWDPTCMKMDEVLYSIAEKVKNFAVIYLVDITEVPDFNKMYELYDPCTVMFFFRKNMAFSMDLWDLCGVDALVSPQEQAHHD, via the exons ATGTCGTACATGCTCCCGCACTTGCACAATGGCTGGCAGGTAGACCAGGCCATCCTCTCGGAGGAGGACCGAGTCGTCGTCATTCGGTTCGGGCACGACTGGGACCCCACTTGTATGAAAATGGACGAGGTTCTGTACAGCATAGCTGAGAAG GTGAAAAATTTTGCAGTTATTTATCTTGTGGATATAACAGAAGTACCTGACTTCAACAAAATGTATGAGTTATATGATCCATGTACCGTCATGTTTTTCTTCAG GAAAAATATGGCTTTTTCCATGGACTTGTGGGATTTGTGTGGGGTTGACGCCCTGGTCTCTCCGCAGGAACAAGCACATCATGATTGA
- the TXNL4A gene encoding thioredoxin-like protein 4A isoform X1 → MSYMLPHLHNGWQVDQAILSEEDRVVVIRFGHDWDPTCMKMDEVLYSIAEKVKNFAVIYLVDITEVPDFNKMYELYDPCTVMFFFRNKHIMIDLGTGNNNKINWAMEDKQEMVDIIETVYRGARKGRGLVVSPKDYSTKYRY, encoded by the exons ATGTCGTACATGCTCCCGCACTTGCACAATGGCTGGCAGGTAGACCAGGCCATCCTCTCGGAGGAGGACCGAGTCGTCGTCATTCGGTTCGGGCACGACTGGGACCCCACTTGTATGAAAATGGACGAGGTTCTGTACAGCATAGCTGAGAAG GTGAAAAATTTTGCAGTTATTTATCTTGTGGATATAACAGAAGTACCTGACTTCAACAAAATGTATGAGTTATATGATCCATGTACCGTCATGTTTTTCTTCAG GAACAAGCACATCATGATTGACTTGGGCACCGGCAACAACAACAAGATTAACTGGGCCATGGAGGACAAGCAGGAGATGGTGGACATCATAGAGACTGTGTACCGCGGGGCCCGCAAAGGCCGAGGCCTGGTCGTGTCTCCCAAGGACTACTCCACCAAATACAGATACTGA